One window from the genome of Magnolia sinica isolate HGM2019 chromosome 4, MsV1, whole genome shotgun sequence encodes:
- the LOC131244118 gene encoding E3 ubiquitin-protein ligase KEG-like, producing MNLAYVLGQRVEDEEEEAEAPLPEDTSMDHIFSELESDDDDDPKYQLSQVDDRLKSLEEKLVELKVSQDNLVESHKSSMKYMRKDMLSKATTENNNCSVGSLLEAQNAEGQTTLHLTCRRGWAELVETILEYKEADVDVLDKDGDPPIVFALATGSPECVRAIIRISTNDTSTLKDGFGPSITHVCAFHGQPDCMRVSVGHGHGYELQCLLKADSVTYP from the exons ATGAACTTGGCATATGTTCTTGGCCAGAGAGttgaggatgaagaagaagaggcagAAGCACCATTACCTGAGGACACATCTATGGATCATATCTTTTCAGAGCTGGaatcagatgatgatgatgatcctaaGTATCAACTAtctcaggttgatgatcggctTAAGTCTTTAGAAGAGAAGCTTGTTGAGTTAAAGGTATCACAGGACAATCTGGTTGAAAGTCATAAATCTTCcatgaaatatatgcgtaa AGATATGCTTTCAAAGGCTACAACGGAAAACAATAACTGTTCAGTTGGTTCACTTCTAGAAGCACAAAATGCTGAAGGACAAACTACCCTGCATCTGACTTGCAGGCGGGGTTGGGCAGAACTCGTTGAAACTATTTTAGAGTACAAAGAGGCTGATGTGGATGTCTTAGATAAAGACGGAGACCCTCCAATTGTGTTTGCTTTAGCTACTGGATCCCCAGAATGTGTCCGTGCTATTATCAGAATATCTACTAATGATACTTCTACACTGAAGGACGGCTTTGGTCCATCTATTACTCATGTTTGTGCTTTCCATGGCCAACCAGATTGCATGCGT GTCAGTGTTGGCCATGGACATGGGTATGAGTTACAGTGTCTTTTAAAAGCAGATTCGGTAACATATCCATAA